From one Esox lucius isolate fEsoLuc1 chromosome 11, fEsoLuc1.pri, whole genome shotgun sequence genomic stretch:
- the rln3a gene encoding relaxin-3a isoform X2 codes for MMWKALALAVCLLVAGMQAMEGPTYGVKLCGREFIRAVIFTCGGSRWRRSLGNSDEDSSEGWNEDSHIPEKPFQQISGLVAPGWSREGGEEREVFSRPARSLMSEEVLEALRTSDRKGRDVVVGLSNACCKWGCSKGEISSLC; via the exons ATGATGTGGAAAGCATTGGCATTAGCTGTATGTCTGCTGGTGGCTGGGATGCAGGCAATGGAGGGCCCCACGTATGGAGTGAAGCTCTGTGGTCGTGAGTTCATCCGGGCAGTCATCTTCACCTGTGGAGGATCTCGCTGGAGACGGTCACTTGGGAATTCAG ACGAGGACTCATCTGAAGGTTGGAATGAAGACTCCCATATCCCTGAGAAACCCTTCCAGCAGATCTCCGGCCTTGTGGCCCCTGGCTGGtccagagagggaggagaggagagggaggtgttcaGCAGACCTGCCCGCTCTCTCATGTCAGAGGAGGTGCTGGAGGCCCTTCGTACATCTGACCGCAAAGGCCGTGATGTGGTGGTGGGCCTTTCCAATGCCTGCTGCAAGTGGGGCTGTAGCAAGGGGGAAATCAGCTCCCTTTGCTGA
- the rln3a gene encoding relaxin-3a isoform X1, whose translation MMWKALALAVCLLVAGMQAMEGPTYGVKLCGREFIRAVIFTCGGSRWRRSLGNSADEDSSEGWNEDSHIPEKPFQQISGLVAPGWSREGGEEREVFSRPARSLMSEEVLEALRTSDRKGRDVVVGLSNACCKWGCSKGEISSLC comes from the exons ATGATGTGGAAAGCATTGGCATTAGCTGTATGTCTGCTGGTGGCTGGGATGCAGGCAATGGAGGGCCCCACGTATGGAGTGAAGCTCTGTGGTCGTGAGTTCATCCGGGCAGTCATCTTCACCTGTGGAGGATCTCGCTGGAGACGGTCACTTGGGAATTCAG CAGACGAGGACTCATCTGAAGGTTGGAATGAAGACTCCCATATCCCTGAGAAACCCTTCCAGCAGATCTCCGGCCTTGTGGCCCCTGGCTGGtccagagagggaggagaggagagggaggtgttcaGCAGACCTGCCCGCTCTCTCATGTCAGAGGAGGTGCTGGAGGCCCTTCGTACATCTGACCGCAAAGGCCGTGATGTGGTGGTGGGCCTTTCCAATGCCTGCTGCAAGTGGGGCTGTAGCAAGGGGGAAATCAGCTCCCTTTGCTGA